A window of Caretta caretta isolate rCarCar2 chromosome 11, rCarCar1.hap1, whole genome shotgun sequence contains these coding sequences:
- the LOC125644865 gene encoding uncharacterized protein LOC125644865, translating to MPSQNCRRAPAWTEWELQIAHSKEVEKLVSPTARICLSPWTWTQYPPNPPMAGSRTLKVEKGPLRLVKIRRRKKRTRDEMFSDPMLSSHTDRAQQNTWRQTISECRKTQYDHEERWQAEGGRWRQLAERRQESMLRLLEDQTHMLQCMVELQKRQREHRLTLQPLCSQPPSSPSSTASSPRHPRTRSGGLRRPSHSTPEDCPSNRRLAFNKL from the exons atgccGTCCCAGAATtgccgaagagctccagcatggaccgaatgggag ttgCAGATAGCTCATagcaaggaagtggagaaactggtttccccaacagccaggatctgtttatcaccctggacctggacccagtatcccccgaacccacccatggcggggtcccggaccctgaaggtggagaagggacctctg aggctagtgaagattagaaggcgaaaaaaacgcactcgtgatgaaatgttctctgaccccatgctgtcctcccacactgacagagcacagcaaaatacttggaggcagacaatctcagagtgcaggaaaacacaatatgaccacgaggagaggtggcaggctgaaggtggtaggtggcgtcagcttgctgaaagaaggcaggagtcaatgctcaggctgctggaggatcaaactcatatgctccagtgtatggttgagctgcagaaaaggcagcggGAGCACAGATtgacactacagcccctgtgtagccaaccgccctcctccccaagttccacagcctcctcacccagacacccaagaacacggtCGGGGGGCCTCCGgcgacccagccactccaccccagaggattgcccaagtaacagaaggctggcattcaataagttgtaa